DNA from Vibrio japonicus:
AGGTGTCATTGATAGTCTTGATTATATTGCCAGCCTGAACGTTAACGCGATTTGGTTAACGCCAGTCTTTGATTCCTGCGCTGGTCAAGGTGGTGACGACAAGCTAGATGCAACAGGTTACTTTGCTTGTGACTTCTTCAATGTTGATCCGAACTTTGGCAGCAATGAAAAGCTCAGAGAGTTGATCGATACGGCGCATAGTAAAGGGTTGTACGTTTTCCTTGATGGGGTGTTTGGTCATACCCACATTAACGGTGTTAAGCCATCCCCAAGCGGAAAACTACCAACGCTATACGGCGAAAGCGGTTATCCGGGTATGTACGTGAGCTACCCAGATCAAGCGAGCGAAGAGTTCTTTACCGAAGTGGCGACCTACTGGGTGAAAGAGTTTGGCATTGATGGTTGGCGTTTGGATCAAGCGTATCAGTTGCCACTTGATAGCTGGCGACGTATCCGCGCTGCGGTCGAACAAGCTGCCGAAGAGAACAAACTTGCTGGCAATAGCTGGGGCACATTAGGCTATATGGTTGGTGAAGTGTGGCAAGGCGCGGATGACATCAACCGAACGGCTTATGGTAGTGATGAAGATCCTGCGCTTTCGTCGGCCTTTAACTTCCCACTGCGTTATGGGTTAGTGCAAGCGTTGGCCGTTGAAGAATCAGGCGCAAGCAGCAATGCACGAGCACTGGATGCAGAGTGGAACAGTCGTAGCAAATCGCCTTACCACGCAATGCCAAACTTAATGTTAGGCAACCACGACTTAGTGCGCTTTGGTGATCTTATCCAGCGTGGCGGTTTGGCAGATGGCAACTTGCGCCATAAAGCGGCGTTTAGTTTCCTGGCCGCGTACTCAGGGCCAATCACGCTTTACTACGGTGAAGAGATTGGCGATGAAGTGGAAAACTTTGCTGAAAAGGTAACAGCAGATTGTGTCTCGCAGGGGCTGTGTGATGATCATGTTGCGCGCTCAAGTGGCAAAGTAGAAGGCGTGACTTCAACATTGACGTCAGAACAGCAGCAGCTCAAATCTTATCTAGCGCAACTGATGCAGGTTCGTAGCCAACATCCAGCACTATACGCAGGTGAACGTCGTAACCTTTGGATTGATGACCAGCTCTATGTTGACTTGAAAGTCTACCAAGATGAACAAGTGGTTTACGCGTTGAACACGAGCAACGTTGAGCAAAGCTTGCCTCTTGATAACACGAAGCTGAAAACGGCAACTCGTTTGGTGGATTTAATGACGGGAGAATCTATCCCACTTCAATTGCCTACAACGAACGTTTCCGTACCTGCCTTAACCGGAAGACTTTTACTCGTTGAGTAAACACCAAAAAGCCCGCGAGCTCCGCGGGCTTTGTTTTTGTACGATAAGGCGTCACTGAGACTCTGTGTGATTACTTTTGGGAACGCATTGCATAACTGGTGCGTTGTATCCCCAAACAACATCGATCGACTGATCATTTTGATAGATAATCGACTCATTCCGTCCAACGTATTGGCTTTGTTGCGCCGAGTACAACATAAAAGAAACGCTATCCCCAAATTCTGCAATAACCGATATAGGGTCGGTTTCAAACCGCGTTACCACCACTTCTTTTGCTTGATTGCCATCGCAAGCGAAAAATATGGGATCTGAGTGTTCGACCAATCTGTAGCGGGCTTGCAACGTGGCAATGCGATGTTGGTATTGCTCGCGTATACACTCGTTTGTTGTATCACTTTTCCAACACTCATTGCGTCCTTTTAACCAACCACGCTGTTCGCTTCGAATGCTGTGTGTGGCTTGGTTCGCTTTATCTATTGCCTTCGCTTTCTTATAGATATGATCAAGCAAAACATCTTGCTGACTAAGCTCAACATCGGCGCAAATCGCTTTTTCTACTGAATTCAACGAACGTTGAGTGCAATCATAAGACGGTGAAAAAGCCCCAACACTTGTACTGACTCCAAATAGCAATACAGAACTGAACAGTAATTTAGACATCAATAACCAATGCTCCTATTGGCGAATTTATGGGGGCAGTGTATCTGCTCTGACTGGTGAATGTCAGCGTTTGTTAAACAACGGTCAATATACCGCGTATTCAACGGTTGCATATTGAGACCCTAACGTTTGGGTAAGTATAGTTTACCGGCGTTATTAATTTACATAATGATTATTAGCTGTTCTATTCATCTGGCTGCTTACCTATTGATGGTCAGACATAAGGAAATGAACACATTATTTGATATTTTAGGGTTAGGTTTATGATGAAAGTTGTACCATTTTTCATGTTGTCTACGTTGATTCTTGCGGGGTGTGGGGGGGCAGATGGTGGCTCGTCAGATTCTTCTTCGGTAGGAAAGTCGGCAGAATCTGTATCAGGCACATCCAATAGCAATGCGAATGTTGACGAGAGTAATTCCGCTAGTGGCGGTAACAGCTACGGTAGTAATGCTGGTAATAGCTCTGAACCTGATGCCGATAATACTGATGAATCGGCGGATTGGAATACAGGATCTGATACAACGACTGATCAAAATGACACCCCAATCGTGCCGGATTCCAGTGACAATGACAACTTTGTGGAACCAGAGTCGCCAGTTGAACCAGCAGAACCCGTCACGCCTCCTCAATCTAATGAATTTGCAGATCTCATGTTACATGCGGTGAACCAAGCGCGTTCTCAGCAACAAGATTGTGGCGGTACGATGATGCCAGCAGTACCTGCATTAACTTGGGACTTTGATTTGGAATCGGCTGCTTTTACGCACTCTAGCGACATGGCAAATGCGAACTTTATGGGGCATACAGGCTCTAATGGTAGTGACCCTGGTGATCGTATTTCGGCCACTGGATACGAGTTTAACGCATGGGCTGAAAACGTGGCTGCGGGTCAGAAGAATATTGACGCTGTGATGTCAGCTTGGATGGAAAGTCCTGGCCATTGCAAAAACATTATGAATGCCACGGTAACTCAGTTGGGCGCGTCTTTTGTTGAAAATCCAGACTCTCGATATGGTATTTACTGGACACAGGTTTTTGCCCGTCCACGTTAATCAGAGCATCTAACCAATAAAGTGCCAAGCAAATGCCGAAGTATGGAAATCTCCTTACTTCGGCATTTGCTTTTATACGCGATAGTGGCATAAGCTGGGTCAGAAAATAAGCAACCGCGAGAATATACGCTTGGCACATAACCAAAAGGATTTGATATGGATATAGCGATCGTTACCTTTGAAGGCTTTAACGAATTAGACTCATTTGTTGCATCGGGAATCATCAACCGTATGCGCCACCTAGGCTGGAATGCCCAGATTACCTCGCCGACAGAATATGTAACGTCGATGAATGGTGTAACGATCAAAGCGCAGCAACCACTCGAATTTGCCAACCATGCAGACGCGGTATTGTTTGGCAGTGGAGTGCTCACTCGTGATATTGCTAAAGACACAAAGATCTTATCACGCCTTTCCCTCAACCCAGAGAAACAACTGATTGGCAGTCAATGTTCCGGTGCATTGATTTTGGCCCAACTTGGTTTACTCGATAGCGTGCCTGCGTGCACCGATTTAACCACCACGCCTTGGCTTCTAGATGTCGGTGTGAAAGTGCTCGATCAACCTTTTTTCGCCAGTGGCAATATCGCTAGCGCTGGCGGCTGTTTGTCATCTCAATACCTTGCAACTTGGGTGATCAGCAAGCTTGGCGACAAAGAGCACGCCGCTTCTGCGATCCACTATGTTGCACCTGTAGGTGAAAAAGATAAGTGGGTCGATCAATGCCTGAATGTTGTCACGCCTTATGTGTAATTGAGGAAATTAAGGTATGTCTACAGAACTAAAAGGCTCATCAGCTCGCGTTCAAGCATTTTTGTCTCAATATGGTCAAGATTTCTTGGTTCAGCAAATGCCAGCTTCAACACGTACGGCGGTTGAGGCGGCAGATGCGATAGGTTGCAGCGTATCGCAAATCGCGAAATCTCTGATTTTTAAAAACGGAGAAACGGGCGACCCCATTTTGGTCGTTGCATCAGGAACGAACATGGTTTGCACCAAAAAGGTGAAAGCGGCGACAGGGTTAAACTTGAAAAAAGCCGACGCTGACTTTGTCCGTGAACGCATTGGCTATGCGATTGGTGGGGTGCCTCCTGTGGCGCACAACCAAAACGTCACAACAATTCTAGACGTCGACCTACAGCAATATGATGCGATTTGGGCGGCGGCGGGTACACCGAATACGGTATTTAAACTGCACGCGCAAGACTTGCCAGTCCTGACAAATGGTGAGTGGAGAGAACTCTCTAAGTAGTTCAGTAAAGTATTAATAACTAATAAAATAAATGGAGAAATTCCTCATGGATTTGAATTCACTATTGTTGTTTGTCGTTGCCTGTTTATCGATAAACTTAATCCCCGGACCTGATGTGATTTACATCGTTTCTAATACCATGAAAGGTAAAATGGCGAGTGGCATGAAAGCTGCTTTGGGCTTGGGTGCGGGCTACTTTCTTCATACCTTAGCTGCGTGTTTAGGGCTTTCTGCGATCATCCTTAGCTCGGCGTTAGCGTTTAGCATTATCAAATGGTTAGGTGCAGCTTACCTGGTTTATCTAGGAATTAAGGCTCTGATCTCAATGTGGAAGGGAAGTAGTCAGTTAGTCGTGGATGAAACGGCACCTGCGACCAACAATGTGTTTATGCAAGGTGTGGTGGTGAGCGTATTGAATCCAAAAGTTGCGCTGTTTTTCTTGTCGTTTCTTCCGCAGTTTATCGACCTGACACAAGGTTCGGTGAGCGCTCAATTGTTGGCTTATGGCGTGATTTTCAGTGTCTTGGCGACACTATGTAATCTGGTCTACGCTGTGGCGGGCAGTTGGTTACTGAGTGGTGCAAAGTCTCAGCGCTTTTCAAGAAGCTTGGAAGGGGTATCTGGCGTACTACTGATTGGTCTTGCGGGTAAAATTGCCTTAAGTGATACCAAGTAATCGATTCTCGCTATGAAAGAAGCATGAGCGCGAGCCAGCATGGATAGTGAATTTAGATGGAAATAAAAATAGACGATTTACAAGGTGGGCAAGTGATAAGGCTTCTCGAAGAACATTTAAAGGACATGTACGCGACTTCTCCAGCAGAGAGCGTACATGCCTTAGATGTTGACGCGCTCAAAGCCCCGGAGATCACTTTCTTCAGTGGTTGGAAACACGGCAAGTTGCTTGGTTGTGCAGCGCTTAAAGAGTTGGACTGCGATCAGGTAGAGCTCAAGTCAATGCGCACAGCGTCGGATGCGCGTAATTTGGGCGTCGCGTCTAGCCTGCTGCAACATGTGCTGAAGATTGCCACTGAGCGAGGTTATCGCTGCGTGAATCTGGAAACTGGCTCTCAGGCGTTCTTCACGCCAGCACACCGCTTGTATGAGAAGTTTGGTTTTAGTTACTGTGGGCCTTTTGGCAATTATCGAGAAGACCCAAACAGCAAGTTTATGACCCGCCTTTTGTAATTTTTTGGGTAACAACAAAAAAGCGATTCTTTTAGGAGAATCGCTTTTTTACTTTATGGGTAAGTAGTTACAGTTTTAGCTTCAATACCGCATCGATATCTTCTGCGCTATGCCTTTCAGCTAACTGTTCCCATTCTTCTCCTGACGTGCGATTCACGATGCGTCCGCGTTGGACGGCTTCACGTGCATCGATCATTTCGGCCCAGCGTTTCACATTCTTGTAGCTATCGACATCCAAGAACTCAGCCGCATCGTAAGCGCGACCTAATACCAAGTTACCGTACCATGCCCAGGTGGCAATATCGGCAATGCTGTATTCTTCACCAGCCAGGTAAGTGTGCTTCGCAAGTTGCTTGTCTAAAACATCCAGTTGACGTTTTGCTTCCATAGAGAATCGGTTGATAGGGTATTCGAATTTCTCAGGTGCGTACGCATAGAAATGGCCAAAGCCACCGCCCAAGTAAGGTGCAGAACCTTGTAGCCAGAACAGCCAGTTCATCACTTGCGCTCGTTCAGCAGCGTTTGTTGGAAGGAAGTGACCAAATTTTTCCGCCAAATAAAACAGAATATTACCAGACTCAAACACATTAATCGGCTCATCACCTGAGCGATCAACCATTGCTGGGATCTTAGAGTTTGGGTTGACCTCCACAAAACCGGAACCGAATTGATCACCTTCACCAATTTGGATTAAATAAGCGTCGTATTCCGCTTCTTTTACGCCCAGTGCGAGTAGCTCCTCTAGCATGATCGTTACTTTTTGGCCGTTAGGAGTGGCCAAAGAGTAGAGCTGGATTGGGTGTTTACCAACGGGAAGCGCTTGTTCATGGCGCGCGCCAGAATCAGGACGATTAATACTCGCCCACTGTCCGCCATTTTCTTCGTTCATCGTCCAAACTTTAGGTGGCACATATTGGTTGGTCATTGTCGTTCCTTCTTCAATTTAGTGGATGCTTCTACTCATAATTGGGATGTGAGATGCAAATACAAACCCCTAGAGAAAAATTGATTTAGATTTGCTAACGATGGTTTAGCACTGAAAAGTATAAAGAAGCCCATGGCGCATAGGCTTCTATAGAGAATACCTTACTTAAGAGGATAGCTTATTGCTGCTTAAGATAATGAAGTGCATCGTGAAGCGAAGGCAGAATCAGGTGATCGAGGGCCTTGATTTCTTCACACGGTTCGACTAAGTCGGGTATCTGGAACGTGGTCATGTTTGCCGCTACTGCACTACGGACGCCATTGTTTGAATCTTCAAACGCAATGCACTGTTTCGCGTCAACGTTCAAACGACTTGCAGCTAGCAGATAGATTTCAGGGTCAGGCTTACCATGAGTGACTTCACAGCCACAGCTAAGATCGTCGAAGTATTGATCTAATCCAGCGAGTTTGAGTTTAATCGTCGCGACTTCTTTACGTGTAGAGGTCGCTACTGCCGTTGGAATCTGGTTTGCGTTCAACCACTCGAGCAGTTCAACCACGCCTTGTTTCACGGGAATCGCTTGATGTTTGACGATGGCATCATAGCGCCTGCGCCACTCTTCATGCAGTTCATCTAGGTAGTGGCCATAAACCTTGCGAAACACAGCATCAATCCCCGCTGCGTTGCGGCCTATGATAGACAGGTAAACATCTTCGTAAAAAGGTTGGCTTACAGTTTCACAAGCCTGTTTAAACATTTGCATGCAGACACGTTCAGTGTCGAGTAATAGGCCATCCATATCAAAGATGGCAGCTTGAAATTTCATGGATAAACGAATTCATACAACATAACGACGTGATTGCATTCTGTCATAGTTGGTGGCGCGAGTAAAAGCGAGGACGGTAAACTCAATAATTAAATAAAGTTTGAATTGATTAGTGAATTGCCATGGGGTTGTTTAGTACACTGATTTGCAAAGTTATAAAAAAGATCAGCGGAGAGAGTAATGAGTAACAAGAAAGTTGCGTTTATCGGTTTAGGTGTAATGGGTTATCCGATGGCTGGATACCTCAGCAAAGCTGGTCACGAGACGAAAGTGTACAACCGTACTAAGGCTAAAGCAGAAGCTTGGGCAAATGAATATCAAGGTCAAGCCTGTGACACGCCTAAACAAGCGGCTGAAGGCGCTGATTTCGTGTTCGTCTGTGTTGGCAATGATGACGATGTGCGTAGCGTGGTTTACGGTGAGGAAGGCATTCTTGTCGGGCTAAAACCGGGGGCAGTACTGGTCGATCATACGACGACTTCGGCTGAATTAGCGATTGAAATGGCGAAAGCCGCGAAAGAATATGGCAACAGCTTTATTGATGCGCCAGTTTCCGGTGGTCAAGCTGGTGCGGAAAATGGTGTACTCACCATTATGTGTGGTGGTGAGCAAGCAATTTTTGACCAAGTTGTGCCAGTGATGGACGTGTACGCTAAACAAATCACTTTATTGGGTGAAAATGGCCAAGGTCAGCGTTGTAAAATGGTGAATCAAATCTGTATTGGAGGCATCTTGCAAGGGCTGAGCGAAGCACTGTTGTTGGCGCAAAAATCAGGCTTAGATATCGAGCAAGTGGTCGAGACACTGAAGCACGGAGCTGCTGGGTCATGGCAAATGGAAAACCGTGCCGTGACAATGTCACAAGATAAGTTTGATTTTGGCTTTGCTATTGACTGGATGCGTAAAGATTTAGGTTTCTGTTTGAAAGAAGCCGAGCGAGTAGGTATTGAGCTGCCGTTAACAAAAAATGTCGATGAACAATACGCACAGCTACAGAAAGAAGGGCTAGGGCGGATGGATACATCGGTCTTGTTCAAATCGGTAGCAAAGAATCGCTAATACATTACCTTGTCACGCCTAGCCTCTGAGTATTTCGAAGCCGCCCCGTAAAGTGGGGCGGCTTTGTATTTAAACCAGCTCGTAAGTGATCATGAACAAGGTGTCAGTGTTTGGGTAAACTTCTCGAATCAGTTCTTTCAGTTTCGGCAGTTCAATGTACTCCTGCTCGGCGTGAAACTCGTTGATATCGTCGAAATGAAGCGGCTCAACTGAGAGAATTTTAATCTCACAGACCTTTTTATCCGTCTCAAGGGTGAACACTTCAACAGTTGTGCCAGGTACGTAGTGAGATTCTGACTCATCACGGATCGTAATGGTCTTCTTGCCTGAAGCAACAAGCGGCGTCAGAAACTCGAAGAAGGTAATTTTAGTTGGTGCGTTTGACATTAGCTTTCCTTTTGCTGCTGTTGGCGCTTACTTTTAGGCACGTAGTTTAGGATTGAGATCGGTACGGGTTTACGTGGCTCAAACCCTTCCACTTCGCGGCGTTCGATCAAGTGGCCTAATCGGCTTTCAATCATGCACAAATTCTTGAAGTTGTCTTTTGAAACAAACGAGATGGCTTCGCCTTGCGCGTCTGCACGACCAGTACGCCCAATGCGGTGAACATACTCATCCGCAGGGAACGGTAGATCGTAGTTAATCACTCGCTCTAAGCCTTCAATATCAATACCACGAGCCCCAACGCCAGTAGCGATCATGTATTTGATCTTGCCTGCTTTAAAGTCTTCTAATAAACGCAAACGAATCGCTTGGCTACGACCACTATGGAACGCTTCGGCTTCGATACCGCGCTTTTCCAATTGCTGAGCCAATTTAGCCGCGCCATGTTTGGTTTCGATAAAGATCAGCGCTTGGTTCCAGTTATTCTCTGTAATTAGATGGCTGAGTAGCGCAGATTTTTTATCTTTGTCGACGGTGATCAGCCACTGCTCGATGTTTTTCTTAGACGCTTGGTTTGCCGCAATAGAGATCTCAAACGGGTCATGTACTGCTGTTTTCGCCAAATCACGCACTTTGTTGGAAAGGGTGGCAGAGAAAAGCAGGTGCTGAATGTCTGTTGGTAGACGGTCTAAGATTTTGTTGATGTCTTCGATAAAGCCCATGTCTAACATGCGGTCGGCTTCATCGAGCACCAGCATTTCGACTTCTTCAAAGTACACCGCGCGTTTACCATACATATCGAGTAAGCGACCTGGCGTGGCGACGAGGATATCGACACCTTCGATCAATGCTTGTTTCTGCGGTTGCTCATCGACGCCACCGTACATCGCAAGGGAAGTCAGATTTAAGTGTTTGCCGTAATCACGAACTTTTTGCTCTACCTGCTCGGCCAATTCGCGTGTTGGTGTCAGGATAAGCGCTCGAATACGCTTTTTACGCTGAGTTTCACCTTGAGCGAGTTTTTCTAAAATTGGAAGCACAAAACTCGCGGTTTTACCTGTTCCCGTTTGCGCTGCGGCAAGAAGGTCTTCACCTTTTAAAATCGCAGGAATGGCTTTGGATTGGATGGTCGTTGGCTTGTCGTATCCGAGTTCGCGAATTGCATCTGTAATTGGCTGGCTTAAACCAAGTTTTGAAAAAGGCATGGTGGTACTCTGAAGTTTAAATAAGGATAGGCAAATGGCCTAATTGTACTGGCACAGAGTGTAGCACAATCTATACAAGTAGAAGCATTGTAAACGAGGAACATTAGTGTCAGTCGTTGGTATGGGCAGTGCTTGGCAAAAATAAGGGCTGCCTGTATAGACAACCCTTCGAGTAGATTCGAGTTCCGTTTAGACTTTCTAGTGATTAGCTTTTTACAACTAGAATTCCGGCTCTGCTTGAAAAACCATTTGCTCTTTGCTGTACGGGTGCTCAAGTTCGAGCCTTTCAGCGTGTAGGTGCAATCGGTTGTCCTTTTCGCCATAAAGACCGTCACCGACCATCGGCATATTTAACCCCAAGTGGTGAGCACAGTGAACGCGTAACTGGTGCGTACGTCCCGTTTTAGGGTAAAGGTAGAGCTTAGAGCGACCATCTTTGACGTCGATTTGTTGCCAATAAGTTTCCGCAGGCTTACCGTGCTCGAAGCAGACCAATTGGCGTGGGCGATCGTCTGGATCACCACGCATTGGCAGCGTGATTTCACCACTCTGAGTTTCAAGTTCACCCTCAATAAGCGCGACATAAC
Protein-coding regions in this window:
- a CDS encoding LysE family translocator, yielding MDLNSLLLFVVACLSINLIPGPDVIYIVSNTMKGKMASGMKAALGLGAGYFLHTLAACLGLSAIILSSALAFSIIKWLGAAYLVYLGIKALISMWKGSSQLVVDETAPATNNVFMQGVVVSVLNPKVALFFLSFLPQFIDLTQGSVSAQLLAYGVIFSVLATLCNLVYAVAGSWLLSGAKSQRFSRSLEGVSGVLLIGLAGKIALSDTK
- a CDS encoding YbaK/EbsC family protein codes for the protein MSTELKGSSARVQAFLSQYGQDFLVQQMPASTRTAVEAADAIGCSVSQIAKSLIFKNGETGDPILVVASGTNMVCTKKVKAATGLNLKKADADFVRERIGYAIGGVPPVAHNQNVTTILDVDLQQYDAIWAAAGTPNTVFKLHAQDLPVLTNGEWRELSK
- the yqfB gene encoding N(4)-acetylcytidine aminohydrolase; its protein translation is MSNAPTKITFFEFLTPLVASGKKTITIRDESESHYVPGTTVEVFTLETDKKVCEIKILSVEPLHFDDINEFHAEQEYIELPKLKELIREVYPNTDTLFMITYELV
- a CDS encoding NAD(P)-dependent oxidoreductase, which codes for MSNKKVAFIGLGVMGYPMAGYLSKAGHETKVYNRTKAKAEAWANEYQGQACDTPKQAAEGADFVFVCVGNDDDVRSVVYGEEGILVGLKPGAVLVDHTTTSAELAIEMAKAAKEYGNSFIDAPVSGGQAGAENGVLTIMCGGEQAIFDQVVPVMDVYAKQITLLGENGQGQRCKMVNQICIGGILQGLSEALLLAQKSGLDIEQVVETLKHGAAGSWQMENRAVTMSQDKFDFGFAIDWMRKDLGFCLKEAERVGIELPLTKNVDEQYAQLQKEGLGRMDTSVLFKSVAKNR
- a CDS encoding GNAT family N-acetyltransferase; the encoded protein is MEIKIDDLQGGQVIRLLEEHLKDMYATSPAESVHALDVDALKAPEITFFSGWKHGKLLGCAALKELDCDQVELKSMRTASDARNLGVASSLLQHVLKIATERGYRCVNLETGSQAFFTPAHRLYEKFGFSYCGPFGNYREDPNSKFMTRLL
- a CDS encoding HAD family hydrolase, producing MKFQAAIFDMDGLLLDTERVCMQMFKQACETVSQPFYEDVYLSIIGRNAAGIDAVFRKVYGHYLDELHEEWRRRYDAIVKHQAIPVKQGVVELLEWLNANQIPTAVATSTRKEVATIKLKLAGLDQYFDDLSCGCEVTHGKPDPEIYLLAASRLNVDAKQCIAFEDSNNGVRSAVAANMTTFQIPDLVEPCEEIKALDHLILPSLHDALHYLKQQ
- a CDS encoding DEAD/DEAH box helicase, which produces MPFSKLGLSQPITDAIRELGYDKPTTIQSKAIPAILKGEDLLAAAQTGTGKTASFVLPILEKLAQGETQRKKRIRALILTPTRELAEQVEQKVRDYGKHLNLTSLAMYGGVDEQPQKQALIEGVDILVATPGRLLDMYGKRAVYFEEVEMLVLDEADRMLDMGFIEDINKILDRLPTDIQHLLFSATLSNKVRDLAKTAVHDPFEISIAANQASKKNIEQWLITVDKDKKSALLSHLITENNWNQALIFIETKHGAAKLAQQLEKRGIEAEAFHSGRSQAIRLRLLEDFKAGKIKYMIATGVGARGIDIEGLERVINYDLPFPADEYVHRIGRTGRADAQGEAISFVSKDNFKNLCMIESRLGHLIERREVEGFEPRKPVPISILNYVPKSKRQQQQKES
- a CDS encoding DJ-1/PfpI family protein encodes the protein MDIAIVTFEGFNELDSFVASGIINRMRHLGWNAQITSPTEYVTSMNGVTIKAQQPLEFANHADAVLFGSGVLTRDIAKDTKILSRLSLNPEKQLIGSQCSGALILAQLGLLDSVPACTDLTTTPWLLDVGVKVLDQPFFASGNIASAGGCLSSQYLATWVISKLGDKEHAASAIHYVAPVGEKDKWVDQCLNVVTPYV
- a CDS encoding CAP domain-containing protein; the protein is MMKVVPFFMLSTLILAGCGGADGGSSDSSSVGKSAESVSGTSNSNANVDESNSASGGNSYGSNAGNSSEPDADNTDESADWNTGSDTTTDQNDTPIVPDSSDNDNFVEPESPVEPAEPVTPPQSNEFADLMLHAVNQARSQQQDCGGTMMPAVPALTWDFDLESAAFTHSSDMANANFMGHTGSNGSDPGDRISATGYEFNAWAENVAAGQKNIDAVMSAWMESPGHCKNIMNATVTQLGASFVENPDSRYGIYWTQVFARPR
- a CDS encoding lysozyme inhibitor LprI family protein, whose amino-acid sequence is MSKLLFSSVLLFGVSTSVGAFSPSYDCTQRSLNSVEKAICADVELSQQDVLLDHIYKKAKAIDKANQATHSIRSEQRGWLKGRNECWKSDTTNECIREQYQHRIATLQARYRLVEHSDPIFFACDGNQAKEVVVTRFETDPISVIAEFGDSVSFMLYSAQQSQYVGRNESIIYQNDQSIDVVWGYNAPVMQCVPKSNHTESQ
- the yghU gene encoding glutathione-dependent disulfide-bond oxidoreductase, whose product is MTNQYVPPKVWTMNEENGGQWASINRPDSGARHEQALPVGKHPIQLYSLATPNGQKVTIMLEELLALGVKEAEYDAYLIQIGEGDQFGSGFVEVNPNSKIPAMVDRSGDEPINVFESGNILFYLAEKFGHFLPTNAAERAQVMNWLFWLQGSAPYLGGGFGHFYAYAPEKFEYPINRFSMEAKRQLDVLDKQLAKHTYLAGEEYSIADIATWAWYGNLVLGRAYDAAEFLDVDSYKNVKRWAEMIDAREAVQRGRIVNRTSGEEWEQLAERHSAEDIDAVLKLKL